A single region of the Photobacterium sanguinicancri genome encodes:
- a CDS encoding pyridoxal phosphate-dependent decarboxylase family protein: protein MSHQFNQYKSPLQQSFKHAVSYIESLPDRKIDQTPTSQQLRQAIAGPLPLHATDPATVIDDMVKNVDAGLIASGGPRFFGYAIGGSFPASLAADWMVSAWDQNVPYFVASPAMAVVEETAAEWMVELLGLTKGSAVGFTSGAQEAIYTSLITARNTLLQREGWDVAARGMYGAPRIQVVISDQIHSTIKRALSMIGIGLEDIIKVPTDDNLRLIPEELERVMKLCEGPTLVCAQAGCIDSGAFDPFDQIADCVEAHNNAWLHVDGAIGLWAAASDKQKHLLKGIERVDSIDTDGHKWFNMPYDCGMVIVKDPSTITTAMGGNNMGDYLNDAMEKPDRNAINFGISASRRARGVPVYAAFKSLGKEGIVAHLDNCSALAKLMAEKLAAVDGITILNDVVSNRFSAQFGYGDENYRNELTARVVHHLQEEGYLYPSTSGYKGLKTMLISILSCHTSEEDVVTSTKKIIAAYHHEQAMMETESHQAECMS, encoded by the coding sequence ATGTCACATCAATTCAATCAGTATAAATCACCATTACAGCAATCATTTAAACATGCGGTTTCTTATATTGAGTCACTGCCAGATCGAAAAATCGACCAAACACCAACATCGCAGCAGCTTCGCCAAGCAATTGCAGGGCCACTCCCCCTTCATGCTACTGATCCTGCAACCGTTATCGATGACATGGTTAAAAATGTTGACGCTGGACTTATTGCGTCAGGTGGTCCGCGTTTCTTTGGTTATGCGATTGGCGGTTCATTCCCAGCTTCATTAGCGGCTGATTGGATGGTGAGTGCTTGGGACCAAAATGTACCGTATTTTGTTGCAAGCCCTGCAATGGCCGTTGTTGAAGAAACTGCAGCCGAATGGATGGTTGAGCTACTCGGCCTAACAAAAGGCTCGGCTGTCGGCTTTACTTCTGGCGCACAAGAAGCGATTTATACTTCGTTGATCACTGCAAGAAATACGCTGTTGCAACGTGAAGGTTGGGATGTGGCAGCCCGTGGTATGTATGGTGCACCTCGCATCCAAGTGGTTATTAGCGATCAAATCCACTCTACAATTAAGCGCGCCTTATCCATGATTGGCATTGGCTTAGAAGACATCATCAAAGTACCAACAGATGACAACCTAAGGTTGATCCCCGAAGAGCTGGAACGCGTGATGAAATTGTGCGAAGGACCAACCTTGGTATGTGCACAAGCGGGCTGTATTGATTCTGGTGCATTTGACCCCTTTGATCAAATTGCTGATTGCGTAGAAGCACATAACAACGCATGGCTACACGTTGATGGTGCTATCGGTTTATGGGCGGCGGCAAGTGATAAACAAAAACACCTATTGAAAGGCATTGAACGTGTCGACTCTATCGATACCGATGGCCATAAATGGTTCAACATGCCTTACGACTGCGGCATGGTGATTGTCAAAGATCCAAGCACGATCACTACCGCTATGGGCGGGAACAACATGGGTGATTACCTGAATGATGCGATGGAGAAGCCCGATCGTAATGCGATCAACTTCGGCATTTCAGCATCACGCCGTGCACGAGGTGTGCCAGTGTATGCTGCATTTAAATCGCTAGGTAAAGAAGGTATTGTCGCTCATCTTGATAATTGCAGTGCACTAGCAAAACTCATGGCAGAAAAACTGGCGGCGGTTGACGGAATCACCATTCTTAACGATGTCGTTTCAAATCGTTTTTCAGCTCAATTTGGCTACGGTGATGAGAACTACCGTAACGAACTGACAGCACGTGTCGTACACCACTTACAAGAAGAAGGTTATTTATACCCATCAACATCAGGCTACAAAGGCTTAAAAACAATGTTGATTTCAATTCTGAGCTGTCATACCAGTGAAGAAGATGTCGTAACTTCAACCAAGAAAATCATTGCTGCCTACCATCATGAGCAAGCAATGATGGAAACAGAATCGCATCAAGCAGAATGCATGAGTTAA
- a CDS encoding GNAT family N-acetyltransferase gives MSINFLKINGHIAEEVIKLAVGTNQDHLIATNAEWLTQANFNNDSIDFAIYHSGQPAGLISLIDPRIRAIPDDHFQPDHLYVWRLMIDHAFQGKGIGNKAVNFAKNYAQLVGLSGVSLTTMDNEQGNAKPLYLANGFTPTGRRLEDEIELIFSHD, from the coding sequence ATGAGTATCAACTTTCTCAAAATCAATGGTCATATTGCTGAAGAAGTGATTAAACTCGCAGTCGGAACAAATCAAGATCACTTGATTGCGACTAACGCAGAATGGCTTACTCAAGCTAATTTTAATAATGACAGCATAGACTTTGCTATCTATCACAGTGGACAACCCGCCGGGTTAATTTCACTCATCGACCCAAGAATTCGAGCGATTCCAGATGATCACTTTCAACCTGATCACCTGTACGTCTGGCGATTAATGATAGATCATGCATTTCAGGGCAAAGGTATCGGCAACAAAGCGGTCAACTTTGCTAAAAACTATGCGCAACTGGTCGGATTATCGGGTGTCTCGTTAACTACAATGGATAATGAACAAGGCAATGCCAAGCCCTTGTATTTAGCGAATGGGTTCACGCCGACAGGACGCAGACTTGAAGATGAAATCGAGTTAATATTTAGCCACGATTAA
- a CDS encoding nitrogenase-stabilizing/protective protein NifW: MSQANTQPATLQQTTLQQTIASFTSIEQALEYFDIGFDSRFIDTNRLELTKRFNGYLLLTKPDDWFSGRRALKNAYCKVQRSKLDRHTRSACRGCTSCQRR; this comes from the coding sequence ATGAGCCAAGCCAATACTCAACCAGCGACACTACAACAAACCACACTACAACAAACCATTGCCAGCTTTACTTCTATCGAACAAGCACTGGAATACTTCGACATTGGCTTTGATAGTCGCTTTATTGATACCAATCGCCTTGAGTTAACCAAACGCTTTAATGGCTATTTATTACTCACTAAACCTGATGATTGGTTTTCAGGCAGACGCGCACTAAAGAATGCCTACTGCAAAGTACAACGGAGTAAATTAGACCGTCATACCCGTTCAGCTTGCCGTGGCTGCACCTCTTGCCAGCGACGCTAA
- a CDS encoding LysR family transcriptional regulator, which translates to MIRLELLKSFIAAADAGSFSAAARLMGKHLATVSGNIARLEDELGVVLFDRKGKYPEITPEGLNLYDSAKVVVDSAERFSNNALQLSMGVPAELTLALDQDLNVDRVFAALPEFQKKWPHLRLSVVSLSPEHIFEGIKLGQIDLALAPTLEGQSSFYEFMAIGQCNLKIVVGKGHPLARKRYVSNDQLAMTTQILSNSWQSQPNMMQAARMSPYVWFAQGYHGTVDMVRQNLGWSTLMCGNDPMPDGMVELDAEFAQTEFFIQYDAIWPKNRGLRDVDLYLIDVFKGLLKLSVND; encoded by the coding sequence ATGATTAGGCTTGAATTACTAAAGAGTTTTATTGCTGCAGCAGACGCGGGATCATTTAGTGCTGCCGCGCGGTTGATGGGTAAACACCTTGCGACAGTGAGCGGTAATATCGCGCGGTTAGAAGATGAGCTTGGGGTGGTGTTGTTTGATCGGAAAGGGAAATACCCCGAAATCACACCAGAAGGGTTGAACCTTTACGATAGTGCGAAGGTTGTTGTTGATAGTGCCGAACGTTTTAGTAATAACGCATTGCAGCTATCTATGGGGGTACCTGCTGAGCTGACATTGGCATTAGACCAAGATCTCAATGTTGATCGCGTATTTGCGGCTTTACCTGAATTTCAAAAAAAATGGCCCCACCTGCGGTTAAGTGTGGTGAGTTTAAGCCCTGAACATATTTTTGAAGGTATAAAGCTCGGACAGATAGACCTAGCTCTTGCGCCGACCCTTGAAGGGCAAAGTAGTTTTTATGAGTTTATGGCTATTGGCCAATGTAATCTGAAAATTGTTGTTGGGAAAGGGCATCCGCTTGCTCGGAAACGCTATGTATCGAATGATCAGTTAGCAATGACAACTCAAATATTATCGAATTCTTGGCAAAGTCAGCCCAATATGATGCAGGCAGCAAGAATGTCGCCTTATGTGTGGTTTGCTCAGGGGTATCATGGCACTGTTGATATGGTTAGACAGAACTTAGGCTGGTCCACCTTAATGTGTGGTAATGATCCTATGCCTGACGGGATGGTTGAGCTCGATGCTGAGTTTGCACAAACGGAGTTCTTTATTCAGTACGACGCTATTTGGCCAAAAAATCGCGGATTAAGAGATGTTGATCTGTACTTAATCGATGTATTTAAAGGGCTACTCAAGCTTTCAGTGAATGACTAA
- a CDS encoding C45 family peptidase translates to MKKTILALTLTASFSAFATTPVAGDDLPFFNAERQAVQHGAIVKDMTGQGQVALAQFMATQPLGEFSEPVLKAAQHAVENNRKIAPDYVAMMEASAKIRGVDVAELFASVSQVDYSVNQAVKSSMQAEQDVEEIKGCTSIAFNNGIVGQTNDLSLATSLTDHTTVVKTDDSIFVVADGAHFQGMGKHVGIVINFMGAPAGEDGINSENLVTVDAIFAAATQAKSVDAFLNTIKDVRTIIPFNFTLADDQGNHAAVEITVENGVKAIQYSDRGSVHANHSADFKQAFLTEHTAIEANTAFFSTFAREAAAANFLDYSPELTVESMQWLFSQRPINMTKYKGKDFVTVEAMIFDTAEGCAYVSGDNPNFAGYSKVCFD, encoded by the coding sequence ATGAAAAAGACGATTCTAGCTCTGACGTTAACTGCATCATTTTCAGCTTTCGCTACCACACCTGTCGCGGGTGATGACCTGCCGTTTTTCAATGCTGAGCGTCAAGCCGTTCAACATGGTGCAATTGTAAAAGACATGACTGGACAAGGTCAGGTTGCATTAGCGCAATTTATGGCAACACAGCCTTTAGGTGAGTTTTCAGAACCAGTATTAAAGGCCGCCCAACATGCCGTTGAAAACAACCGAAAAATTGCACCTGACTATGTTGCTATGATGGAAGCGTCTGCCAAAATTCGAGGCGTAGATGTTGCTGAACTCTTTGCCTCTGTGTCACAAGTTGATTACAGCGTAAACCAAGCCGTTAAAAGTAGCATGCAGGCGGAGCAGGATGTTGAGGAAATCAAAGGCTGTACTTCTATTGCCTTTAATAACGGTATTGTCGGTCAGACCAATGACCTCAGCCTAGCAACTAGCTTAACGGATCACACCACAGTCGTAAAAACTGATGATTCAATTTTTGTCGTGGCTGATGGTGCACACTTCCAAGGCATGGGTAAACATGTAGGCATCGTGATTAACTTTATGGGGGCACCAGCCGGAGAAGATGGTATTAACAGCGAAAACCTTGTCACTGTTGATGCTATTTTTGCTGCGGCAACCCAAGCAAAAAGTGTCGATGCTTTCCTAAACACAATTAAAGATGTACGTACCATCATTCCTTTCAACTTCACCTTGGCTGATGATCAGGGTAATCACGCCGCAGTAGAAATAACGGTAGAGAATGGTGTTAAGGCTATCCAGTACTCAGATAGAGGTTCTGTTCATGCCAACCACAGTGCTGATTTTAAGCAGGCTTTTCTTACTGAACATACCGCAATAGAGGCTAATACTGCATTTTTCAGTACGTTTGCACGTGAAGCTGCTGCCGCTAACTTCCTCGATTATTCACCAGAACTAACAGTAGAGTCGATGCAATGGTTGTTTAGCCAGCGTCCAATTAACATGACTAAATACAAAGGCAAAGATTTTGTGACAGTAGAAGCCATGATCTTCGACACTGCGGAAGGTTGTGCGTATGTATCAGGCGACAATCCAAACTTCGCGGGGTATTCTAAAGTCTGCTTTGACTAA
- a CDS encoding endonuclease I family protein → MKKLLAINLCLLSSVAFASPSTITNNAPDGYYIEAQGLTGEALKDMLGIIAARGQHQLSYSQVWSALKDANEDPNNADNVILYYSGRSQSKDFNSSKTNNQDAWNREHIWPKSFGFKRKNQWGYTDIHHLQPTDAKINSIRSNKDFGYGGQPVAKAPFNKTSTTTFEPRDAVKGDTARSIFYMAVRYQGNDANMPDLFLVDNTSSTSGQPKMGKLCTLLQWHNADPVDNWEQQRHEKVVKWQGNRNPFIDNPTWVNAIYGAKCQ, encoded by the coding sequence ATGAAAAAACTCCTCGCAATTAATCTCTGTTTACTTTCGTCTGTAGCCTTTGCATCGCCTTCAACCATCACAAACAATGCGCCAGATGGATACTACATTGAAGCACAAGGGTTAACAGGTGAAGCATTAAAAGACATGCTCGGTATTATCGCAGCACGAGGGCAGCATCAGCTCAGCTATAGCCAAGTTTGGTCAGCGTTAAAAGATGCTAACGAAGATCCTAACAACGCTGACAATGTCATTTTGTATTACAGCGGTCGCTCACAATCAAAAGATTTCAATTCATCAAAAACGAATAACCAAGACGCGTGGAACCGCGAACATATTTGGCCTAAATCATTTGGCTTTAAGCGCAAAAACCAATGGGGATATACCGATATCCACCACCTTCAACCAACGGACGCCAAAATAAATTCTATTCGTTCCAATAAAGATTTCGGTTATGGGGGTCAACCTGTTGCTAAAGCACCGTTTAATAAAACCAGTACAACCACTTTTGAACCTCGTGATGCAGTAAAAGGCGATACTGCCCGATCTATTTTTTACATGGCTGTTCGCTACCAAGGTAACGATGCCAACATGCCAGATCTATTCCTTGTTGATAATACGTCAAGTACATCAGGGCAGCCTAAAATGGGTAAACTCTGCACCTTGCTTCAATGGCACAATGCTGATCCTGTCGATAACTGGGAGCAACAGCGTCACGAAAAAGTCGTAAAATGGCAGGGCAACCGTAACCCATTTATAGATAACCCAACATGGGTAAATGCTATCTACGGTGCTAAGTGTCAATAA
- a CDS encoding dihydrodipicolinate synthase family protein — protein MNTSQTDTLLAPCSAQKSRLKPTDIFGVNPIVAMPFADNGAVDIESFKQLVKHLIQTGCHGLTLFGIASEFYKLNQDEKRTLARWFQAITSESQVFSCVSITEHATELAVQQAKEYQQQGFDSLMLLPPFFLNPSNEHIIYHIQSVLSAVDIPVLIQYAPTETGIPITPQDMKAITDNHPNAVFKIECNPPVEYARQLLTLLPDAVIMNGYAGLYMLDMLEVGGKGVMPGCSFTEIYNAIYQLWLDGDKQQAQALHTLLFRYISKWMSHCEYIIAVEKEILVRRGIITTNYCRKPAYPLSELDHQDIETFLNEFAFILDQYDEE, from the coding sequence ATGAATACATCACAAACGGACACATTGCTAGCACCTTGTTCAGCGCAAAAGTCTCGATTAAAACCGACAGATATTTTTGGTGTTAACCCGATCGTTGCGATGCCATTTGCTGATAATGGCGCTGTTGATATCGAAAGTTTTAAACAGCTGGTCAAGCACTTGATTCAAACTGGATGTCATGGCTTAACCTTATTTGGGATTGCGAGTGAGTTTTATAAGCTCAATCAAGATGAGAAACGGACGCTTGCTCGCTGGTTTCAGGCGATTACATCTGAATCTCAGGTGTTTAGTTGTGTCTCAATTACAGAACACGCCACTGAACTTGCGGTGCAACAAGCCAAGGAATATCAACAACAAGGCTTTGATAGCTTAATGCTATTACCACCGTTTTTCTTGAACCCAAGTAATGAGCATATTATTTATCATATCCAAAGTGTGTTGAGTGCGGTTGATATTCCAGTATTGATCCAATACGCGCCAACAGAGACGGGGATTCCGATCACACCGCAAGACATGAAAGCCATCACCGATAACCATCCTAATGCGGTGTTTAAAATTGAGTGTAACCCGCCTGTGGAATATGCTCGGCAGCTGCTTACGTTACTGCCAGATGCGGTGATCATGAACGGTTATGCCGGCTTATATATGCTGGATATGCTTGAAGTGGGTGGTAAAGGTGTTATGCCGGGGTGTTCTTTCACTGAGATCTACAATGCGATATATCAGCTATGGTTGGATGGGGATAAACAACAAGCACAGGCGCTGCATACGCTGTTGTTTCGATATATCAGTAAGTGGATGAGCCACTGTGAATACATTATCGCCGTCGAAAAAGAAATATTGGTCAGGCGCGGAATTATTACTACCAATTATTGCCGAAAACCTGCTTACCCTCTGAGTGAATTGGATCATCAAGATATAGAAACTTTCTTGAATGAGTTTGCCTTCATTCTCGATCAATACGATGAAGAGTAA